A genomic window from Flavobacterium hankyongi includes:
- a CDS encoding tetratricopeptide repeat-containing hybrid sensor histidine kinase/response regulator: protein MKFTITAYFGMNPKMITKLLSCWFIVVVFFTSNYVLAQEQTAIDPKVLKEFEEARKVLDIDDYEHYQLGSKMVNELEKKLIDNQNFDQLLYLYLEISYYYVTKFDYATSKKVLDKAEKVLSEHNNNCIRGEYYEHLAVFYNSQGNEKLDEKYTLLAEQYLKKYAPKVKQVDMYYNLTLLYLKKEDWKETLYNGLKYLEINKETGGDLDQPEVNLLIAESYYNLNQFEKALEYLRVAKYSTIFQKYDEDFLLKSRYYSVLGKLYEKQGKYKESAENLRIASDYFKKRLVYRIVRMNNSLNQKRELEIKNIEFQSIIKENKLRSENEKYKNYLLIIFPIAILTLMVLLYFQYRNAKFKNYTNKLLNEKNEMLHKVNSKLETALGIKKKLLDTISHELRTPIYTLNGLLHLMEEDKSDYEKNIDQLQASVQKLYSLSGNIIEINVIDSLENDYVPKKDVVNLEGMLNKILETVKKSRINNNTATLTYDDGIPSKLIFDEAKLYQVLFSLIDNAFKFSKNSNVVVEANKINQNEKIIEIQFVIKDAGIGINEEIKEKIYDLFFQGSEKINYEYGGSGLGLTLVKKTLELFNKTILIDSEPNKGTTISFSLDFEKYQEDLNAVTIKKEIKDPSTITILLVEDNKTNQLITQRIITRKGYKCEIANDGLEACKKVDEKDYDLVLMDIMMPIMDGFEASDYISKKKPYIPIVALTAISEDINKELFVAASIKKVLSKPVNVEELYDAIFQFVVE from the coding sequence GTGAAATTTACAATTACAGCTTATTTTGGAATGAATCCAAAAATGATAACAAAGTTGCTATCATGTTGGTTTATCGTAGTTGTTTTTTTTACTTCTAATTATGTTCTCGCTCAAGAACAAACAGCAATTGATCCAAAAGTTTTAAAAGAGTTTGAAGAAGCTCGAAAAGTATTAGATATTGATGATTATGAGCATTATCAGCTAGGATCAAAAATGGTCAATGAATTAGAAAAGAAATTGATTGATAATCAAAATTTTGATCAACTACTTTATTTATATCTTGAGATATCATACTATTATGTTACCAAATTCGATTATGCTACGAGTAAAAAAGTTCTTGATAAGGCAGAGAAAGTACTAAGTGAACACAACAATAATTGTATCAGGGGCGAGTATTATGAACATTTAGCAGTTTTTTATAATTCACAAGGAAATGAAAAGCTTGATGAAAAATATACTTTACTTGCAGAACAATATCTAAAAAAATATGCTCCAAAAGTAAAGCAAGTCGACATGTATTACAATCTCACACTTTTATATTTAAAGAAAGAAGATTGGAAAGAAACATTATACAATGGATTAAAATATTTAGAAATTAATAAAGAAACTGGTGGTGATTTAGATCAACCCGAAGTTAATTTACTCATTGCTGAAAGTTATTATAATTTAAATCAATTTGAAAAAGCTTTAGAGTATTTAAGAGTAGCCAAATACTCAACTATTTTCCAAAAATATGATGAAGATTTTCTTTTAAAATCTCGTTATTATTCGGTTTTAGGTAAACTTTATGAAAAGCAGGGTAAATACAAAGAATCAGCAGAAAATTTAAGAATTGCCAGTGATTATTTTAAAAAGCGTTTGGTTTATAGGATTGTTAGAATGAATAACTCTTTAAACCAGAAACGAGAATTAGAAATTAAAAATATTGAATTCCAATCTATTATTAAAGAAAACAAGCTTAGGAGTGAAAATGAAAAGTATAAAAATTATCTGCTTATAATATTTCCCATTGCAATTTTAACCCTAATGGTTTTGTTGTATTTTCAATACCGTAATGCCAAATTCAAAAATTATACTAACAAATTACTTAATGAAAAAAATGAAATGCTTCATAAAGTAAACTCTAAATTAGAAACTGCATTAGGTATTAAGAAAAAATTATTAGATACTATTTCCCACGAATTGCGAACACCTATTTATACATTGAATGGTTTACTCCATTTGATGGAAGAGGATAAAAGCGATTACGAAAAAAATATAGACCAATTGCAAGCTTCTGTACAAAAGTTATATAGTTTATCTGGTAACATTATTGAAATTAACGTCATTGATAGTTTAGAAAATGATTATGTTCCCAAAAAAGACGTCGTTAATCTCGAAGGAATGCTTAATAAAATCTTAGAGACTGTAAAAAAGAGTAGAATTAATAACAACACAGCTACATTAACTTATGACGACGGTATTCCTAGTAAATTAATTTTTGATGAAGCCAAATTATATCAGGTCTTATTTAGTTTGATTGATAATGCATTTAAATTCTCAAAAAATAGTAATGTTGTTGTTGAGGCAAATAAAATCAATCAAAATGAAAAAATAATTGAAATTCAGTTTGTAATTAAGGATGCAGGAATAGGAATCAATGAAGAGATAAAAGAAAAAATATATGATTTGTTTTTTCAAGGATCTGAAAAAATCAATTATGAATATGGAGGTTCGGGACTAGGTCTAACTTTAGTGAAAAAAACTTTAGAATTATTTAATAAAACGATTTTGATTGATTCTGAACCTAATAAAGGAACAACAATATCTTTTTCACTTGATTTTGAAAAATATCAAGAAGATTTAAATGCTGTTACAATCAAAAAAGAAATTAAAGATCCATCAACAATTACAATTTTATTGGTCGAAGATAATAAGACCAATCAGTTAATTACTCAAAGAATTATCACAAGAAAAGGATATAAATGTGAAATTGCTAATGATGGTTTAGAAGCTTGTAAAAAAGTTGATGAAAAAGATTATGACTTAGTTTTAATGGATATTATGATGCCTATTATGGATGGATTTGAAGCTTCAGATTATATTTCAAAGAAAAAGCCCTATATCCCTATTGTGGCTCTAACTGCAATTTCTGAAGATATAAATAAGGAATTATTTGTTGCGGCCAGCATAAAAAAGGTGCTTAGTAAACCTGTTAATGTAGAAGAACTTTATGATGCAATATTCCAATTTGTGGTCGAATAA
- a CDS encoding DMT family transporter: protein MYFILLSIICSVFVGVLLKIARKKELSIYQIISWNYVFALISLLIFYNPKINTSFSLPTGIITGSLIFLLPIIFVFQAKAIKYSGIVKTDIVQRLSLFISISFSLFVAKEVFNSYKIIGLVVAFIAIFFTFYKKHQTETNQNKSYYLLFVLCGFGIIDILFKKVATIGDLSFTELLLLVFSGAFIVSLLISGYNISQKREIFSIKNLYWGILVGVLNFGNISFYIKAHQSLSSNPSTVFIAMNMGVILLGSIIGILYFKEKLSKLNYIGLLLSLVSIALIAFSQFN from the coding sequence ATGTATTTTATACTATTAAGCATTATATGTAGTGTTTTTGTTGGTGTATTACTTAAAATTGCACGCAAAAAAGAACTCAGTATTTACCAAATTATTTCATGGAATTATGTCTTTGCTTTAATTTCACTCCTTATATTTTATAACCCTAAAATAAATACGTCATTTAGTTTACCAACTGGAATCATAACTGGAAGCTTAATTTTCCTTTTACCAATAATTTTTGTTTTTCAAGCCAAAGCCATAAAATACTCAGGGATTGTAAAAACAGATATTGTTCAACGCCTATCCTTATTTATTTCGATAAGTTTTTCTTTATTTGTAGCCAAAGAAGTTTTTAATTCCTATAAAATCATTGGATTGGTTGTTGCATTTATAGCTATATTTTTTACTTTTTATAAAAAGCATCAAACTGAAACAAATCAAAATAAATCATACTATCTCTTATTTGTCCTATGCGGATTTGGTATTATCGATATATTATTTAAAAAAGTTGCTACTATAGGAGATTTGTCTTTTACCGAGTTGCTATTGCTTGTATTTAGTGGAGCATTTATTGTTTCGCTCTTAATTTCAGGTTACAACATTTCACAAAAAAGAGAAATCTTCTCAATAAAAAATCTATATTGGGGAATACTTGTTGGAGTCTTAAATTTTGGTAATATTTCATTTTATATCAAAGCACATCAATCCTTATCATCTAATCCTTCAACAGTATTTATAGCTATGAACATGGGAGTCATTCTATTGGGCAGTATAATTGGTATTTTGTACTTCAAAGAAAAGCTTAGTAAGCTAAATTACATCGGACTACTACTCTCTTTAGTTTCCATTGCTTTGATAGCTTTTTCACAATTTAATTAG
- a CDS encoding L-serine ammonia-lyase, translating into MEECISVFDMLKIGVGPSSSHTLGPWRAAERFLNELKEENILEKITSVKVDLYGSLSLTGIGHATDLAVMLGLSGQDPEYIPVQDIDGIIKVIKTTHKLKIANQFEVDFNPETEIIFNKNFLPFHANGLTFTAFFGDSKYESTFYSIGGGFVVKEEVISTKSVIKCAFPYPIDLASELLDYCQNQNRKISEIVYDNEKSMRSEEEIHNELLRVWNTMLECMYIGCHSEGILPGGLNVRRRAFDMHQNLIGLANYSNPQEWLETIRKTEVKFRQILKWVSCFALAVNEVNASLGRVVTAPTNGSAGVIPAVLMYYMVIENHQANEDQIKQFLMVAGEIGSIFKKGATISAAMGGCQAEIGVSSAMAAGALCEVMGGTPEQVLMAAEIAMEHHLGLTCDPIGGLVQIPCIERNTMGAIKAINAAELALETDPKNAKVPLDKVVNTMWQTAKDMNNKYKETSEGGLAVAVNVADC; encoded by the coding sequence ATGGAAGAATGTATTTCGGTATTTGATATGTTAAAAATTGGTGTTGGACCATCGAGTTCTCATACTTTGGGGCCTTGGCGTGCCGCCGAACGATTTTTAAACGAATTAAAAGAAGAAAACATTCTTGAAAAAATTACTTCAGTCAAAGTAGATTTGTATGGTTCTCTTTCCTTGACGGGAATTGGTCATGCTACCGATTTAGCAGTTATGCTTGGACTTAGTGGCCAAGATCCTGAGTACATTCCGGTTCAGGATATTGATGGCATCATCAAAGTCATTAAAACTACTCATAAACTAAAAATAGCGAATCAGTTTGAGGTTGACTTTAATCCTGAAACAGAAATTATCTTCAACAAGAACTTCCTCCCTTTTCATGCAAACGGATTAACGTTTACAGCTTTTTTTGGTGATTCTAAATATGAATCTACTTTCTATTCGATTGGTGGTGGATTTGTAGTAAAAGAAGAAGTTATTTCAACAAAATCAGTTATAAAATGTGCTTTCCCTTATCCAATTGATTTGGCTTCTGAATTATTAGACTATTGTCAAAATCAGAATAGAAAAATTTCTGAAATTGTATATGACAATGAAAAATCCATGCGCTCAGAAGAAGAAATTCATAATGAATTATTAAGAGTTTGGAACACTATGTTAGAATGTATGTACATTGGTTGTCACAGCGAAGGAATTCTTCCTGGAGGATTAAATGTACGTCGTCGTGCGTTTGATATGCATCAAAATCTAATTGGTTTAGCTAATTATTCAAATCCTCAAGAATGGTTAGAAACAATCAGAAAAACAGAAGTAAAATTTCGTCAAATATTAAAATGGGTTTCTTGTTTTGCCTTAGCTGTTAACGAAGTAAATGCTTCTTTAGGTCGTGTAGTTACAGCTCCTACCAATGGAAGTGCTGGTGTGATTCCTGCGGTTTTAATGTATTATATGGTAATTGAAAATCATCAGGCAAACGAAGACCAAATAAAACAATTCTTAATGGTAGCTGGTGAAATAGGTAGCATCTTTAAAAAAGGCGCAACCATTTCTGCTGCAATGGGTGGTTGTCAAGCCGAAATTGGTGTTTCCTCTGCAATGGCAGCGGGAGCTTTATGCGAAGTAATGGGTGGAACTCCTGAACAGGTTTTAATGGCTGCTGAAATTGCTATGGAACATCACTTGGGATTAACTTGTGACCCAATTGGTGGTTTGGTTCAGATTCCGTGTATTGAACGAAATACTATGGGAGCCATAAAAGCCATAAATGCTGCCGAATTAGCTTTAGAAACTGACCCTAAAAACGCAAAAGTACCTTTAGACAAAGTTGTTAACACGATGTGGCAAACAGCAAAAGACATGAACAACAAATACAAAGAAACTTCAGAAGGTGGGCTTGCTGTGGCCGTTAATGTGGCTGATTGCTAA
- a CDS encoding nuclear transport factor 2 family protein: MKKIIIYLLILLPFYSNAQNQEVENTVKAFFEGFHAKDTTKIKSVCHDKMLLQSIMEGQKATKLEEEKSSEFIKSFATFPKDLKFEERILSYKVQIDGAMAHAWTPYEFYINDKLSHSGVNSFTLYRENNQWKIVHIIDTRRKP, translated from the coding sequence ATGAAAAAAATCATTATTTATCTGCTAATACTTTTGCCATTTTATAGCAATGCACAAAATCAAGAAGTTGAAAATACAGTAAAAGCTTTTTTTGAAGGTTTTCATGCAAAAGATACTACAAAAATTAAATCGGTTTGTCATGATAAAATGCTTTTACAATCAATAATGGAAGGACAAAAAGCGACAAAGCTAGAAGAAGAGAAATCCTCTGAATTTATTAAATCATTTGCAACATTTCCCAAAGATTTAAAATTTGAAGAACGAATTTTAAGTTACAAAGTTCAAATTGATGGCGCTATGGCTCACGCTTGGACTCCCTATGAATTTTATATTAACGATAAATTAAGTCACAGTGGTGTAAATTCCTTTACTTTGTATCGTGAGAACAATCAATGGAAGATTGTTCATATTATAGATACAAGAAGAAAACCTTAA
- the panB gene encoding 3-methyl-2-oxobutanoate hydroxymethyltransferase — translation MSTAKSDYKRVTTKSLIDMKAKGEKISMLTAYDFTMAKIVDTAGVDVILVGDSASNVMAGHETTLPITLDQMIYHASSVVRAAERALVVVDLPFGSYQSDSKEALRSAIRVMKESGGHAVKLEGGKEIKESIKKILQAGIPVMGHLGLTPQSIYKFGTYTVRAKEDAEAEKLIEDAQLLEKLGCFALVLEKIPAALAQRVAESISIPVIGIGAGSGVDGQVLVLHDMIGMTHEFSPRFLRRYMNLFEDMTKAIGEYVSDVKAVDFPNSNEQY, via the coding sequence ATGTCAACAGCTAAAAGTGATTACAAAAGAGTTACCACAAAATCATTAATTGATATGAAAGCCAAAGGTGAAAAAATTTCTATGCTTACAGCATACGATTTCACAATGGCAAAAATTGTAGACACAGCCGGAGTTGATGTAATTCTTGTAGGTGATTCTGCCAGTAATGTAATGGCTGGCCATGAAACCACACTTCCTATTACTTTAGACCAAATGATTTATCATGCTTCATCAGTAGTTCGTGCTGCAGAAAGAGCATTAGTGGTAGTTGACTTACCTTTTGGTTCATATCAATCAGATTCTAAAGAAGCATTGCGATCTGCAATTAGAGTAATGAAAGAAAGTGGCGGACATGCTGTAAAACTTGAAGGTGGTAAAGAAATAAAAGAATCTATCAAGAAAATTCTTCAGGCAGGAATTCCTGTTATGGGGCATTTAGGATTAACACCTCAATCAATTTATAAATTTGGAACCTATACTGTTCGTGCTAAAGAAGATGCAGAAGCAGAAAAATTAATTGAAGACGCACAATTATTAGAAAAATTAGGCTGTTTTGCATTGGTCCTTGAAAAAATTCCTGCTGCGTTAGCTCAAAGAGTTGCAGAAAGTATTTCAATACCAGTAATTGGAATTGGTGCCGGAAGCGGAGTTGACGGACAAGTATTAGTTCTTCATGATATGATAGGAATGACACATGAATTTAGTCCACGTTTTTTACGCCGTTATATGAATCTTTTTGAAGATATGACAAAAGCAATTGGAGAATATGTAAGTGATGTAAAAGCTGTTGACTTCCCTAATTCAAATGAGCAGTATTAA
- a CDS encoding GNAT family N-acetyltransferase: MSSIKIDTERVFSKPLDILDYEFIYKLLNTEGWKRFIGDRNIHSYEEAKLYIDKIEKAKNIKYFVITEKKTHKKIGLFTIIKREFLNHPDIGFAFLPEFNGKGFAYESANAFIEILSKEYSKLSAITNLENVTSIKLIEKLGLKFKEVIYENDEQLNLFEIEF; encoded by the coding sequence ATGAGCAGTATTAAAATTGATACCGAAAGAGTTTTTTCAAAACCTCTTGACATTTTAGATTACGAATTCATTTATAAGTTACTAAACACTGAAGGATGGAAACGCTTCATTGGAGATAGAAATATTCACTCATATGAAGAAGCAAAACTGTACATAGATAAAATAGAAAAAGCTAAAAACATAAAATATTTTGTAATTACCGAGAAAAAAACTCACAAGAAAATTGGTCTATTTACAATTATAAAAAGAGAGTTTTTAAATCATCCCGATATTGGTTTTGCTTTTCTTCCTGAGTTCAATGGAAAAGGGTTTGCTTATGAAAGTGCAAATGCTTTCATAGAGATTTTGTCTAAAGAATATTCAAAACTTTCTGCAATCACAAATTTAGAAAATGTAACTTCTATTAAGCTTATTGAAAAATTAGGTTTAAAATTCAAAGAAGTAATTTATGAAAATGATGAACAATTAAACCTTTTTGAAATTGAGTTCTAA
- a CDS encoding RluA family pseudouridine synthase, with protein sequence MSSNTKIISTKDNLQVLHEDNHIIVVNKRVGDIVQGDKTGDKPLSEVVKEYIKYKYNKPGDVFLGVVHRLDRPTTGIVVFARTSKALERLNKMFSERETQKTYWAVVKNKPPKQEDNLVHFLKRNQQSNTSKAHLKEVPDSKKASLDYKIIAELKSYFALEINLHTGRHHQIRSQLSAIGCPIKGDLKYGFDRSNPDGGIHLHARKLKFIHPVTKESIEIIAPTPDDVIWNSI encoded by the coding sequence TTGAGTTCTAATACTAAAATTATATCCACTAAAGATAATCTTCAGGTACTTCACGAAGACAATCACATTATTGTAGTCAATAAGCGTGTGGGCGATATTGTTCAAGGTGATAAAACAGGTGATAAACCTTTATCTGAAGTAGTAAAAGAATACATCAAGTACAAATATAACAAACCAGGTGACGTTTTTCTGGGTGTTGTACATCGATTGGATAGACCAACTACGGGAATTGTTGTTTTTGCGAGAACTAGCAAAGCTCTTGAGAGACTTAATAAAATGTTTAGTGAACGAGAAACTCAAAAAACCTATTGGGCAGTAGTTAAAAATAAACCACCTAAGCAGGAAGACAATCTCGTACATTTTTTAAAAAGAAACCAACAAAGTAATACTTCAAAGGCGCATTTAAAAGAAGTACCTGATAGCAAAAAGGCCAGTTTAGACTATAAAATCATTGCTGAACTTAAAAGTTATTTTGCGTTAGAAATCAATTTACATACAGGTCGCCATCATCAAATTCGTAGCCAATTATCGGCAATTGGTTGTCCAATCAAAGGTGATTTAAAATATGGTTTTGATAGAAGTAATCCAGATGGTGGTATACACTTACACGCTCGTAAGCTCAAATTTATTCATCCTGTTACTAAAGAAAGCATCGAAATCATTGCGCCAACACCAGATGATGTGATTTGGAATTCAATTTAA
- a CDS encoding aldehyde dehydrogenase yields MRNIPSVAERKEVLKKLLRNVIIHEEEILDALHKDFKKPRFEGVISETAYIISDLKNTIKSLDSWAKPKRVLPSLLNFPSSDYIYSEPYGKVLIIGPWNYPFQLAFSPLIAAIAAGNSVTLKPSELTPYTSALISKIVRETFDVKQALCVTGDHTIAQDLLQKRWDYIFFTGSVPVGKIVAKAAAENLTPVTLELGGKNPCIIDETANLPLAAKRIVWGKFFNGGQTCIAPDYLLVHYRVKKKLIKHLIEEIENALGENPKESEDLARIVNLKNWRRQISLIENQNIIYGGEHDEETLYLAPTLVDEPFLESTLMQEEIFGPILPIRSYEHRDEIAKTVNKYEKPLSLYIFSENKTFIKEVLEKYSFGGGCVNDTLIHFANKRLPFGGVGHSGIGAYHGKLGFDTFSHKKAVVKRPNRIDIPLRYAPYKGKLKMIKRILNWI; encoded by the coding sequence ATGAGAAATATTCCTTCTGTTGCAGAAAGAAAAGAAGTTTTAAAAAAACTTCTTAGAAATGTAATCATTCATGAAGAAGAAATTCTTGATGCATTACATAAAGATTTCAAAAAACCAAGATTTGAAGGTGTAATATCGGAAACAGCATATATTATTTCCGATTTAAAAAATACTATCAAAAGTTTAGATTCATGGGCAAAACCAAAACGTGTTTTACCTTCTTTATTAAACTTCCCATCATCGGATTATATTTATAGTGAACCTTACGGAAAAGTTTTAATAATTGGTCCTTGGAATTATCCTTTTCAACTAGCATTTTCGCCATTAATTGCTGCAATTGCTGCTGGTAACAGTGTAACACTAAAACCATCGGAGCTTACTCCATATACGTCTGCTTTGATTTCAAAAATTGTCAGAGAAACATTTGATGTTAAACAAGCTCTTTGTGTTACTGGTGATCACACAATTGCGCAAGATTTACTACAAAAAAGATGGGATTATATTTTCTTTACAGGAAGTGTTCCTGTAGGTAAGATAGTAGCTAAGGCAGCAGCCGAGAATTTAACACCTGTTACTTTAGAACTTGGAGGAAAAAACCCTTGTATTATTGATGAAACTGCAAATCTTCCTTTAGCCGCTAAAAGAATTGTTTGGGGTAAGTTTTTTAATGGAGGACAAACTTGCATCGCACCTGATTATCTTTTGGTACATTATAGAGTAAAAAAGAAACTCATTAAACATCTAATAGAAGAAATTGAGAATGCATTAGGAGAAAACCCTAAAGAATCTGAAGATTTAGCAAGAATTGTAAATTTAAAAAATTGGAGACGTCAGATAAGCCTAATAGAAAACCAAAATATTATTTATGGTGGTGAACATGATGAAGAAACTTTATACTTAGCTCCTACCCTTGTAGATGAGCCGTTTTTAGAAAGTACATTGATGCAAGAAGAAATATTTGGTCCAATACTTCCAATACGTTCTTACGAACATAGAGATGAGATTGCTAAAACTGTAAATAAATACGAAAAACCATTATCTCTTTATATTTTTTCTGAAAATAAAACTTTTATAAAAGAGGTTTTAGAAAAATACTCTTTTGGAGGAGGATGTGTGAATGATACTCTAATTCATTTTGCAAACAAACGACTTCCGTTTGGAGGAGTTGGACATTCAGGAATTGGTGCCTATCATGGTAAATTAGGATTTGATACTTTTTCACATAAAAAAGCAGTAGTAAAAAGACCTAATAGGATAGATATTCCTTTACGATATGCCCCATACAAAGGAAAATTAAAAATGATTAAACGAATTTTAAACTGGATCTAA
- a CDS encoding formimidoylglutamase, with protein MENLIRFRQSDLAKITNFRNGEVKFGEKMYVVPKDEDVSNFILNCEAKYVILGIPEDVGVRANLGRPGAESAWKSAIQSIANIQHNRFCKGNSVLVLGQVDVSQEIEEASTLNENDPEERKKLFKIVEQIDKEVSHIIFSIVKAGKTPIIIGGGHNNAYGNIKGTALAKGKPISAVNFDAHSDFRILEGRHSGNGFSYAYEEGFLKNYFVFGLHESYTSKSVLDSLKKINDRVRYNTYDEIKIRQEKSFYQEMTNALEHIKYDSFGIEIDLDAVPNIASSAMTLSGFSAEELRVFVNHFGAHKNAAYIHICEGAPSLGEDKNNHLIGKLIGYLVTDFIKANTPK; from the coding sequence ATGGAAAATTTAATTCGATTTAGACAATCAGATTTAGCTAAAATCACCAATTTTAGAAATGGCGAAGTAAAATTTGGCGAAAAAATGTATGTTGTCCCTAAAGATGAAGATGTTTCTAATTTTATACTTAACTGTGAAGCAAAATATGTTATTCTTGGAATTCCTGAAGATGTTGGAGTTCGTGCAAATTTAGGGCGTCCTGGAGCCGAAAGCGCTTGGAAAAGTGCTATTCAAAGTATTGCAAATATTCAGCATAATAGATTTTGCAAAGGAAATTCGGTTTTGGTTTTGGGCCAAGTTGACGTTTCACAAGAAATAGAAGAAGCCAGTACATTAAACGAAAACGATCCTGAGGAGAGAAAAAAACTTTTTAAAATAGTCGAACAAATCGATAAAGAAGTTTCTCATATTATTTTCTCAATTGTAAAAGCTGGCAAAACACCTATTATAATTGGTGGAGGTCACAATAATGCCTACGGAAATATTAAAGGTACAGCATTAGCCAAAGGAAAACCAATTAGCGCAGTTAATTTTGATGCACATTCTGATTTTAGAATTCTTGAAGGTAGACATAGTGGCAATGGATTTTCGTACGCTTATGAAGAAGGTTTTCTAAAAAATTACTTTGTTTTTGGCTTACATGAAAGCTACACTTCTAAAAGTGTTTTAGATAGCCTAAAAAAAATTAATGATCGTGTTCGTTACAATACGTATGACGAAATTAAAATAAGACAAGAGAAAAGCTTTTATCAGGAAATGACAAATGCCTTAGAACATATAAAATATGATTCATTTGGTATTGAAATAGATTTAGATGCTGTTCCCAATATTGCTTCGAGCGCAATGACATTAAGCGGATTTTCTGCTGAAGAGCTTCGTGTTTTTGTAAACCATTTTGGAGCGCATAAAAATGCTGCCTACATACATATTTGTGAAGGTGCTCCTTCTTTAGGAGAAGACAAAAACAATCACTTAATTGGTAAACTTATAGGATATTTAGTAACCGACTTCATTAAAGCCAATACTCCAAAATAA
- a CDS encoding DEAD/DEAH box helicase, whose protein sequence is MQFEDLSISKSVLLAITEEGYTNPTPIQEKAIPIILEGKDLIGCAQTGTGKTAAFAIPILSHLHPVVSKATKGKKIRTLVVTPTRELAIQIGESFDTYGKFLNTKQLTIFGGVSQVPQVDELKKGVDILITTPGRLLDLHKQGFIDLDHLYHLVLDEADQMFDMGFINDVKKIIKLTPANRQTLLFSATMPLPIRELAEQFLKNPETVQVTPVSSTTEMVQQRIYFVEKPEKKQLLLHVLREDNLKNVLVFSRTKHGADNIAKSLKKNGFNAEAIHGDKSQSARQRVLNGFKDKEIDILVATDVAARGIDIEQLPYVINFDLPNIPETYVHRIGRTGRAGNNGIAISFCGKDEEVYWKDIIKLTKSNFKVIEDHPFPWQGKVAPSTTIKEKTTTGNPGPKKNNRSGKSKSGDSRKSENSKKKKKRWY, encoded by the coding sequence ATGCAATTTGAAGATTTATCTATTTCCAAAAGTGTTTTACTAGCCATAACTGAAGAAGGTTATACCAATCCAACCCCAATACAAGAAAAAGCTATTCCTATCATCCTTGAAGGAAAAGATTTAATTGGTTGTGCACAAACTGGAACTGGTAAAACTGCTGCATTTGCTATTCCCATATTAAGTCATTTGCATCCGGTAGTTAGCAAAGCAACCAAAGGAAAAAAAATAAGAACCCTTGTTGTAACACCTACAAGAGAATTAGCTATTCAAATTGGAGAAAGTTTCGATACATACGGAAAGTTTCTTAATACTAAGCAATTAACCATCTTTGGAGGTGTATCACAAGTACCTCAAGTAGATGAATTAAAAAAAGGTGTAGATATCTTAATAACAACACCAGGAAGGCTTTTAGATCTTCATAAGCAAGGATTCATTGATTTAGACCATCTATATCATTTGGTATTAGATGAGGCTGATCAAATGTTTGACATGGGTTTTATAAATGATGTAAAAAAAATTATAAAACTAACTCCTGCAAACAGACAAACCTTATTGTTTTCGGCAACAATGCCTTTACCAATACGTGAACTGGCTGAACAATTTCTAAAAAATCCTGAAACCGTACAAGTAACTCCTGTTTCTTCAACTACAGAAATGGTACAGCAACGAATTTATTTTGTTGAAAAGCCAGAGAAAAAACAACTTTTACTCCATGTTTTGAGAGAAGATAATTTAAAAAATGTGTTGGTTTTTTCAAGAACTAAACATGGAGCAGATAATATCGCCAAATCATTAAAGAAAAATGGTTTTAATGCTGAAGCTATCCATGGTGATAAATCGCAAAGTGCTCGCCAAAGAGTGTTGAATGGTTTTAAAGATAAAGAAATTGATATTTTAGTAGCTACTGATGTAGCTGCACGTGGGATTGATATTGAGCAATTACCTTATGTTATTAATTTTGACTTGCCAAACATCCCAGAAACTTATGTTCATCGAATTGGTAGAACTGGTCGTGCAGGAAACAATGGTATTGCTATTTCGTTTTGTGGAAAAGACGAAGAAGTATACTGGAAAGATATTATTAAACTAACAAAGTCGAATTTTAAAGTTATTGAGGACCATCCATTTCCTTGGCAAGGGAAAGTTGCTCCTTCAACAACAATAAAAGAAAAGACTACCACTGGTAATCCTGGACCTAAAAAGAATAACCGAAGTGGGAAAAGTAAATCTGGTGACTCGCGAAAATCTGAAAATTCAAAAAAGAAGAAAAAACGTTGGTATTAA